The following proteins are co-located in the Paludibaculum fermentans genome:
- a CDS encoding aldo/keto reductase → MQYNRLGKTGLKVSRICLGCMSFGDASKGWHPWVVNEEEGRALIRQSLDAGINFFDTANIYAGGSSEEFLGRAVKDFARRDELVIATKVHGKVRNDANGQGLSRKAILGEIDASLRRLGMDYVDLYQIHRWDDTTPIEETMEALHDVVKSGKARYIGASTMRTWQFAKALHAADLHGWTRFVSMQPQVNLVYREEERELLPLCAADGIGVIPWSPLARGRLARPWTQRGETKRGQSDPISQRLYSRTEAADQAVVERLTELSTTKGLPQAQVALAWLLQKPVVSSVIVGATKPHHLTDAIAALDVALTPEDITALEEPYQPHDWVL, encoded by the coding sequence ATGCAATACAACAGACTCGGCAAAACCGGACTCAAAGTCTCCCGCATCTGCCTCGGCTGCATGAGCTTTGGCGACGCCAGCAAAGGCTGGCACCCCTGGGTTGTCAATGAGGAGGAGGGACGCGCGCTCATCCGGCAGTCGCTCGACGCCGGTATCAATTTCTTCGACACCGCCAACATCTACGCCGGCGGCAGCAGTGAAGAGTTCCTCGGCCGCGCGGTGAAGGACTTCGCCCGCCGCGACGAACTCGTCATCGCCACCAAGGTCCACGGGAAAGTGCGGAACGACGCGAATGGCCAGGGCCTCTCCCGCAAAGCCATCCTCGGCGAGATCGACGCCAGCCTGAGGCGCCTCGGCATGGATTACGTCGACCTCTACCAGATCCACCGCTGGGACGACACGACACCCATCGAAGAGACCATGGAAGCCCTCCATGACGTCGTCAAGTCCGGCAAGGCCCGTTACATCGGAGCCTCCACCATGCGCACCTGGCAGTTCGCCAAGGCGCTCCACGCCGCCGACCTGCATGGTTGGACCCGCTTCGTCAGCATGCAGCCGCAGGTCAACCTCGTCTACCGTGAGGAAGAACGGGAACTCCTCCCGCTCTGCGCCGCCGACGGCATTGGCGTGATCCCCTGGAGCCCGCTCGCTCGCGGCCGCCTGGCCCGCCCCTGGACGCAACGCGGCGAGACCAAACGCGGCCAGTCGGATCCCATCTCGCAGCGTCTCTACAGCCGAACCGAGGCCGCCGATCAGGCCGTAGTCGAGCGCCTCACCGAACTCTCCACCACCAAGGGTCTCCCCCAGGCCCAAGTCGCACTCGCCTGGCTGCTGCAAAAGCCCGTAGTCTCCTCCGTCATCGTGGGCGCCACCAAACCGCACCATCTCACCGACGCCATCGCCGCCCTCGACGTAGCTTTGACCCCGGAAGACATCACCGCACTGGAAGAACCCTACCAGCCCCACGACTGGGTTTTGTAG
- a CDS encoding efflux RND transporter permease subunit: protein MTKALASFVEAHGRAMLLIVLSFAVAGVFFAFQLPIAIFPQTDFPRIVILVDNGISPVDVQMLTVTRPIEEAVRIVPGISTIRSTTARGSTEISVFFRWDVDILNALHLVQGRIAQITPSLPPGCRFYINRLTFSVFPMLGYSITSPSRSQSELWDLAYYNLAPRLYNLPGVAETRIVGGRPPEYHILVDPQKLNSYNMPLTKVTEAIRSSNIITAAGMLQENYHLYLTTVTGLLRSKEQIEDTVVDMVRGTPVTVKNIAEVVLSERPVYNIVTADGRPAVLINVLQQPDGNAVEIADAVKREFASIRKTLPPDIQVNTFYDQSLLVRDSISGVVESILIGLALSVAVLVGFLKSWRTTLVASIVIPIAVLIAIVCMRLFHMSFNLMTLGGLAACIGVVIDDAIVMVENIIVHLSMGLTPAAAARSAIEELTPALIGSTLTPIMVFLPLVFLGGITAVFFRALAMTMVTALLASLFIAIFFTPVLATWLLKKREGEAVADQEQAEQAGEGRWLRWLTVRYEASLHWALEHGVMVMLGAVVIFAGTVGLYYQLGSGFLPEMDEGAFVLDYITPPGTSLQESDRMLLHIEKFLRETPEVESYSRRTGARLALAIAEPNTGDFLIRLKKDRKRSLEEVTSELRRKITKAEPVIEVEFPHILEDLVGDLAWSPQPIEIKIHHDDDKVYKDIAKRVEEWLPKVKGVVDIVNRTVPIGPAVNFRVDLEKAQRAGFKVQDVADLEEAILDGALASNMIRGDRLIGIRVRYPLKDRSSTEKLEALLLTSPTGQTVPLSSIAHIETEEATYEILRENLRNLSAVTARLEGRDLGSAMDEIQRRLPKEIALPAGTDIEYGGLYKIQQESFLGLTQVLMASILLIFIILVFEFRSFSHPIAILAATILCGFGAMLALFMTKTTLNISSFMGAIMVVGIVHKNGILMLDAEQEFTARGFALKDAIFHAGRRRLRPILMTALATIFGMLPLALGVGLGAQMLQPLAIAVIGGVTVSMVLSLLVTPVLFYQLRGRGL from the coding sequence ATGACCAAAGCGCTGGCCAGCTTTGTGGAAGCACACGGCCGGGCGATGCTTCTGATCGTGCTGAGCTTCGCCGTGGCCGGTGTGTTTTTTGCGTTTCAGCTGCCCATCGCGATCTTTCCGCAGACCGATTTCCCGCGCATCGTGATTCTGGTCGACAACGGGATCTCTCCGGTGGACGTGCAGATGCTAACGGTGACCCGGCCCATTGAGGAGGCCGTGCGGATTGTACCGGGCATTTCGACGATCCGATCCACGACGGCCCGCGGGTCCACTGAGATTAGTGTGTTCTTCCGCTGGGATGTGGACATCCTGAACGCGCTGCACCTGGTGCAGGGGCGCATCGCGCAGATCACGCCGTCGCTGCCGCCCGGGTGCCGGTTTTATATCAATAGGCTGACGTTCTCGGTGTTCCCGATGCTGGGCTACAGCATCACTTCGCCTTCGCGGTCGCAGTCGGAGCTGTGGGATCTCGCGTATTACAATCTGGCGCCGAGGCTTTACAACCTGCCGGGCGTGGCGGAGACGCGCATCGTCGGCGGACGGCCGCCGGAGTACCACATCCTGGTGGATCCGCAGAAGCTGAACAGCTACAACATGCCGCTGACGAAGGTGACCGAGGCGATCCGCTCGTCGAACATCATCACAGCGGCCGGCATGCTGCAGGAGAACTACCACCTTTATCTGACGACGGTCACGGGCCTGCTGCGGTCAAAGGAGCAGATCGAGGACACGGTGGTGGACATGGTGCGCGGCACTCCTGTGACTGTGAAGAACATCGCGGAGGTCGTGCTGAGCGAGCGTCCGGTCTATAACATTGTGACCGCGGATGGGCGGCCTGCCGTGCTGATCAACGTGCTGCAGCAGCCGGACGGGAACGCGGTGGAGATCGCGGATGCTGTGAAGCGCGAGTTTGCGAGCATCCGCAAGACGCTGCCGCCGGATATCCAGGTGAATACGTTCTACGACCAGTCGCTGCTGGTGCGCGATTCGATCAGCGGCGTGGTGGAGAGCATTCTGATCGGCCTCGCCCTGTCGGTCGCGGTGCTGGTGGGGTTCCTGAAGAGCTGGCGGACGACGCTGGTGGCGTCGATTGTGATTCCCATCGCGGTGCTAATCGCTATCGTCTGCATGCGCCTGTTCCACATGAGCTTCAACCTGATGACGCTGGGCGGGCTGGCGGCGTGCATCGGTGTCGTGATCGACGATGCGATCGTGATGGTGGAGAACATCATCGTGCACCTGTCCATGGGCCTGACGCCCGCGGCGGCGGCGCGCAGCGCGATTGAGGAGCTGACCCCGGCGCTGATCGGTTCGACGCTGACGCCGATCATGGTGTTCCTGCCGCTCGTGTTTCTGGGTGGGATTACGGCGGTGTTCTTCCGGGCGCTGGCGATGACCATGGTGACGGCCCTGCTGGCTTCCCTGTTCATTGCGATCTTCTTCACGCCCGTGCTGGCGACATGGTTGTTGAAGAAGCGGGAAGGCGAGGCGGTTGCGGATCAGGAGCAGGCCGAGCAGGCGGGTGAGGGTCGATGGCTGCGCTGGCTGACGGTGCGGTATGAAGCCTCGCTGCACTGGGCGCTGGAGCACGGCGTCATGGTGATGCTGGGCGCGGTGGTCATCTTTGCGGGGACCGTGGGGCTGTACTACCAACTGGGTTCGGGCTTCCTGCCGGAGATGGACGAGGGCGCGTTCGTGCTGGACTACATCACGCCGCCCGGCACGTCACTGCAGGAAAGCGACCGGATGCTGCTCCACATCGAGAAGTTTCTGCGGGAGACGCCGGAGGTGGAGAGTTACTCGCGGCGCACCGGCGCGCGGTTGGCGCTGGCGATTGCGGAGCCGAATACCGGCGACTTCCTGATCCGGTTGAAGAAGGACCGGAAGCGGTCTCTGGAGGAGGTCACCAGTGAACTGCGGCGCAAGATCACGAAGGCGGAGCCTGTGATCGAGGTCGAGTTCCCGCACATCCTGGAGGACCTGGTGGGCGATCTGGCGTGGTCGCCGCAGCCTATCGAGATCAAGATCCATCACGACGACGATAAGGTCTACAAGGACATCGCCAAGCGTGTGGAGGAGTGGCTGCCGAAGGTGAAGGGTGTTGTCGATATTGTGAACCGTACGGTGCCGATCGGGCCGGCGGTGAACTTCCGCGTCGACCTGGAGAAGGCGCAGCGGGCAGGTTTCAAGGTACAGGATGTGGCGGACCTGGAGGAAGCGATTCTCGACGGAGCGCTGGCGTCGAACATGATCCGCGGCGACCGGCTGATCGGGATTCGCGTGCGGTATCCGCTAAAGGACCGCTCGTCGACGGAGAAACTGGAGGCGCTGCTGTTGACGTCGCCGACGGGCCAGACGGTGCCGCTGTCTTCCATTGCACATATCGAGACCGAAGAGGCGACGTATGAGATTCTGCGCGAGAACCTGCGCAACCTGTCGGCGGTGACGGCGCGATTGGAAGGTCGGGATCTGGGGTCGGCCATGGACGAGATCCAGCGGCGGCTGCCGAAAGAGATCGCCTTGCCGGCCGGAACGGACATCGAGTATGGCGGGTTGTACAAGATCCAGCAGGAATCGTTCCTGGGGCTGACGCAGGTGCTGATGGCGTCGATCCTGCTGATCTTCATCATCCTGGTGTTCGAGTTCCGGTCGTTCTCGCATCCCATCGCAATTCTGGCCGCGACGATTCTGTGCGGCTTTGGCGCCATGCTGGCTTTGTTTATGACGAAGACGACCCTGAACATCAGCTCGTTCATGGGGGCCATCATGGTGGTGGGCATCGTGCACAAGAACGGCATCCTGATGCTCGATGCGGAGCAGGAGTTCACGGCGCGCGGCTTCGCGTTGAAGGACGCCATCTTCCATGCGGGCCGGCGGCGGTTGCGGCCGATTCTGATGACAGCCCTGGCGACGATCTTCGGCATGCTGCCGCTGGCTCTGGGAGTTGGGTTGGGTGCACAGATGCTGCAGCCGCTGGCGATTGCAGTGATCGGCGGCGTCACCGTATCGATGGTGCTGTCGTTGCTGGTGACGCCGGTGCTGTTTTACCAGTTGCGCGGGCGCGGGCTGTAG
- a CDS encoding efflux RND transporter periplasmic adaptor subunit, producing MNNRRGRAAMLVIALVVSSAACARHEEEEAAKPLVQVGVVRAERGDLEVSVQAPASVFAREQANLAARLTAPIRELKVHKGDTVAAGQVLARLDDRDLRAQRDEAAAAVTDAQATLEKTTASTLPTDIERGRGQVATAQTALNQAQKFYDRRKQLYDQGAIPQRDLVMAETDLAQAKTAYEVAQRSQALLEGQSKQRDITIAQSRLAQAKSHLNLLETQLQFAEIRSPFAGTVVEQFVFPGDMAKPDTPMFTVADLSTAVARAQVPASGAAGLKVGQRCVFTASDRHDEQLEGRITVVNQAVDPARRTVESWCEIANGKRALKAGEFGELIIVTGQLKQAVWVPLKALQFEEGTRKGTVLVVEQKKAKRREVEAGPTIDGKVPILSGLKGGETVIVDGGYGLADDTAVEIAAPKAEKP from the coding sequence GTGAATAATCGACGAGGCCGGGCCGCGATGCTCGTCATTGCGCTGGTGGTCAGCTCGGCGGCGTGTGCCAGGCACGAAGAGGAAGAGGCGGCCAAACCGCTGGTGCAGGTGGGCGTGGTGCGAGCGGAGCGAGGCGATCTCGAGGTGAGCGTGCAAGCGCCCGCCTCGGTATTCGCGCGGGAACAGGCGAACCTGGCCGCGCGCCTGACGGCTCCTATTCGAGAGCTGAAGGTGCATAAGGGCGATACGGTGGCGGCCGGGCAGGTGCTGGCGCGGTTGGACGACCGCGACCTGCGGGCGCAGCGGGATGAAGCGGCGGCGGCGGTGACGGACGCCCAGGCGACGCTGGAGAAGACCACCGCGTCGACGCTGCCGACGGACATCGAGCGCGGACGCGGGCAGGTGGCGACGGCGCAGACAGCGCTGAACCAGGCGCAGAAGTTCTACGACCGGCGGAAGCAGTTGTACGATCAGGGAGCCATTCCCCAACGGGACCTGGTGATGGCGGAGACGGACTTGGCGCAGGCGAAGACGGCGTATGAAGTCGCCCAAAGGTCGCAGGCCCTGTTGGAGGGGCAGTCCAAGCAGCGCGACATCACCATCGCCCAGAGCCGCCTGGCGCAGGCGAAGTCGCATCTAAATTTGTTGGAGACGCAGCTGCAGTTTGCCGAGATCCGGTCGCCGTTCGCCGGAACAGTGGTGGAGCAGTTCGTGTTTCCCGGCGACATGGCCAAGCCGGACACGCCGATGTTCACGGTGGCCGATCTGTCGACGGCGGTGGCTCGCGCGCAGGTTCCGGCCAGCGGCGCCGCCGGTTTGAAGGTGGGGCAGCGGTGTGTGTTTACGGCTTCAGACCGGCATGACGAGCAGTTGGAAGGGCGGATCACGGTGGTGAACCAGGCGGTGGATCCGGCCCGGCGCACAGTGGAGTCGTGGTGCGAGATTGCCAACGGAAAACGCGCGCTGAAGGCCGGAGAGTTCGGTGAGCTGATAATCGTGACAGGCCAGCTCAAGCAGGCGGTTTGGGTGCCGTTGAAGGCGCTGCAATTCGAGGAAGGGACCCGGAAGGGGACTGTCCTCGTGGTGGAGCAGAAGAAGGCCAAGCGGCGTGAGGTAGAAGCCGGGCCGACCATTGATGGCAAGGTTCCCATCCTCTCCGGGCTGAAGGGCGGAGAGACGGTGATCGTGGACGGCGGCTACGGGCTCGCCGACGATACGGCCGTGGAGATCGCGGCGCCGAAGGCCGAAAAACCATGA
- a CDS encoding TolC family protein, with product MSDLPYFPARLALFTAGCLMSFAQSPAAPSTPLTLADCIHKALAVPSAASVARKERDIASLEVRQARAGFLPQSEITSSYMYNSPSRLDRSTMSFVAMNGVREFTALVNVIQEIDTSGRLRADLARARATQDAASASAAVAERDLRKAVSDAYYRTLLARHIEAALKTSLAESEAFEQRVNLLWKGGEAARADVVKASAQAAFLRQAADTAQLAARLANQELASFWTEDVATPLPLADVLDDPLPVPENGGPPDAAYMRRPEFQLYDAQVHGFQAESRIAKSNLYPKLSGLFQFGVDSVSPAWQDRGYLAGGTLTIPVFDWFRSLSLARQFQVRAAQVKDSRSQAQRAFSAEYEAALLRVKQMYGQVEMTRNQVTLSEEDLKLSRVRYEGGEGAALDVVTAQNQLAQGRTNYYSAIAAYLTARLELEVAAGR from the coding sequence GTGAGCGACCTACCCTATTTCCCGGCGAGGCTTGCACTGTTCACAGCCGGCTGCCTGATGTCATTCGCGCAGTCTCCGGCCGCCCCCTCGACGCCCCTCACGCTGGCAGACTGCATCCATAAGGCACTGGCGGTGCCGTCGGCGGCGAGCGTGGCTCGAAAAGAGCGCGACATCGCTTCGCTGGAAGTGCGCCAGGCTCGCGCGGGTTTCCTGCCTCAATCCGAGATCACGTCGAGCTACATGTATAACAGCCCCAGCCGGCTGGACCGCTCGACGATGAGTTTCGTTGCGATGAACGGGGTGCGGGAGTTCACGGCCCTGGTCAACGTAATCCAGGAGATCGACACGTCTGGCCGGCTGAGGGCCGACCTGGCCCGTGCGAGAGCGACGCAGGATGCAGCTTCCGCCTCGGCGGCCGTGGCGGAGCGGGATCTGCGGAAAGCGGTCTCGGACGCCTACTACCGGACCCTGCTGGCGCGGCATATCGAAGCGGCGCTGAAGACATCACTGGCAGAGAGCGAAGCCTTCGAACAGAGGGTGAACCTGCTGTGGAAGGGCGGGGAAGCCGCGCGGGCGGATGTGGTGAAGGCGTCCGCGCAGGCGGCGTTCCTGCGGCAGGCGGCGGATACGGCGCAACTCGCGGCGCGGCTGGCGAACCAGGAACTGGCATCGTTCTGGACCGAGGATGTGGCGACGCCGCTGCCGCTGGCGGATGTGCTGGACGATCCGCTGCCGGTGCCGGAGAACGGCGGGCCGCCGGATGCGGCTTACATGCGGCGGCCGGAGTTCCAGCTGTACGACGCGCAGGTGCACGGCTTCCAGGCGGAGTCGCGGATCGCAAAGTCGAACCTGTATCCCAAGTTGAGCGGGCTGTTTCAGTTTGGCGTGGATTCGGTCAGTCCGGCGTGGCAGGACCGCGGCTATCTGGCTGGCGGGACGTTGACGATTCCGGTGTTCGACTGGTTCCGGTCGTTGAGCCTGGCGCGACAGTTTCAGGTGAGGGCCGCGCAGGTCAAGGACAGCCGCAGCCAGGCGCAGCGGGCGTTCTCGGCCGAATACGAAGCCGCGCTGCTGCGGGTGAAACAGATGTACGGGCAGGTGGAGATGACCCGCAACCAGGTGACGCTTTCGGAAGAGGATTTGAAGCTGAGCCGGGTTCGGTATGAGGGCGGCGAAGGCGCGGCGCTGGATGTGGTGACGGCACAGAACCAGCTGGCGCAGGGTCGGACGAACTACTATTCGGCGATTGCGGCGTATTTGACGGCGCGCTTGGAACTGGAGGTCGCAGCCGGGCGATGA
- a CDS encoding metallopeptidase TldD-related protein, with protein sequence MISRRGWLWTGLAASSRLLVSKAWAQDKPAGAEPDPAWAAHQAKLNAAMAADPILRAMLQELSRVKTLRTMGEAVYYADVALDDAESFSVSAMLGALFEPNRTKMRPMRVQVRVGSPQMDNSNSIFTDYYSGTRYDDGSLPLDNDLVALRTQIWLALDRMYKTAAEAIGRKQAALRGVTVAEPLNDFWPAPRRALFEEPRRIKVDDDAWSSRVKALSAVFLKYPGITSSSVDFETSQGNTYLVNTEATAVRVNDRIAYVRARGSQQCPDGMAVYDGACVTSLDPSKLPTEPELRATVEEVAKNLSTVAAAPVGESYTGPVLFSGQAAAQVFAEVFSYQLCPQRRPVTEPGRSYPMAATELESRLGSRVLPEWMDMVDDATLQEYKKRPLVGHYAADLEGVAPEPVTVVEKGVLKTLLTTRTPVRGLTKTTGHARLPGGFGAKMARTSNLFVRVSKSESESALKARLIEMIKTQSKPYGMLVKKMDFPSAGSTDELRRTIMRASRSGAGGRPVSSPVMVFKVFPDGREELVRGMRFRSLGTRAFRDIVAAGSEEYQFDWLENGAPMALMGAGNFVVGASVVAPPVLFEELELEPNTDDLPKPPIVPPPPLTSN encoded by the coding sequence GTGATTTCACGTAGAGGTTGGCTGTGGACTGGGTTAGCGGCATCCTCCCGGCTGCTGGTATCGAAGGCGTGGGCGCAGGACAAACCGGCGGGCGCGGAGCCCGACCCGGCCTGGGCCGCCCATCAGGCGAAATTGAATGCGGCCATGGCGGCGGACCCGATTCTGCGGGCTATGCTGCAGGAACTATCCCGGGTGAAGACGCTCCGGACCATGGGCGAGGCCGTGTACTACGCGGATGTGGCGTTGGATGATGCTGAGTCGTTTAGTGTGTCGGCGATGCTGGGTGCGCTGTTCGAGCCGAATCGGACGAAGATGCGGCCGATGCGGGTCCAGGTGCGCGTGGGTTCTCCGCAGATGGATAACTCAAACTCCATCTTCACGGATTACTACTCCGGTACACGGTATGACGATGGCTCGCTGCCGTTGGATAACGATCTGGTCGCATTGAGGACGCAGATCTGGCTGGCGCTGGACCGCATGTACAAGACCGCGGCCGAGGCGATCGGCCGGAAGCAGGCTGCCCTGCGCGGCGTGACCGTGGCGGAACCGTTGAACGATTTCTGGCCGGCGCCGCGGCGGGCCCTGTTCGAGGAACCCAGGCGAATCAAAGTGGATGATGACGCCTGGAGCAGCCGGGTGAAGGCCTTGTCGGCCGTTTTCCTCAAGTACCCCGGGATCACCTCTTCCAGTGTCGATTTCGAGACGTCGCAGGGGAATACCTACCTCGTCAATACCGAAGCCACGGCCGTGCGGGTGAATGACCGGATTGCGTACGTGCGGGCGAGAGGCTCCCAACAGTGTCCGGATGGAATGGCGGTCTATGACGGGGCGTGCGTAACGTCCCTGGATCCAAGCAAGCTCCCCACGGAGCCGGAACTGCGCGCGACGGTGGAAGAGGTTGCAAAGAACCTGAGTACGGTTGCGGCTGCTCCGGTAGGCGAATCCTATACGGGGCCGGTGTTGTTTTCCGGCCAGGCAGCGGCTCAAGTGTTCGCGGAAGTCTTCAGTTATCAGTTGTGTCCACAACGGCGGCCGGTGACGGAGCCGGGCCGGTCCTATCCGATGGCTGCGACCGAGCTGGAGAGCCGTTTGGGTTCGCGGGTCCTGCCCGAATGGATGGACATGGTGGACGACGCCACCCTGCAGGAATATAAGAAGAGGCCGTTGGTGGGGCATTACGCTGCCGATCTGGAAGGGGTCGCTCCTGAGCCCGTAACCGTCGTGGAGAAGGGTGTTTTGAAGACCCTGCTGACCACCCGGACGCCGGTTCGCGGCCTGACGAAAACCACTGGCCACGCCCGGCTTCCCGGCGGATTTGGGGCCAAGATGGCGCGGACCTCGAATCTGTTCGTGCGGGTGTCGAAGAGTGAGAGTGAAAGTGCGCTGAAGGCGCGTCTGATTGAGATGATCAAGACCCAGAGCAAGCCCTACGGCATGCTGGTCAAGAAAATGGACTTTCCCTCCGCTGGTTCGACTGATGAATTGAGACGGACGATCATGCGGGCCAGCCGTTCGGGCGCCGGCGGGCGTCCGGTGTCCTCTCCGGTGATGGTCTTTAAGGTCTTCCCGGATGGGCGTGAGGAACTGGTGCGTGGCATGCGCTTCCGTTCGCTGGGTACAAGGGCGTTCCGCGACATCGTGGCCGCCGGCAGTGAGGAGTATCAGTTCGACTGGCTCGAGAATGGGGCTCCCATGGCATTGATGGGAGCGGGGAATTTCGTCGTCGGGGCTTCCGTCGTCGCGCCGCCGGTACTGTTTGAAGAGCTGGAGCTGGAGCCCAACACGGACGACCTGCCGAAACCGCCAATCGTTCCGCCGCCGCCTCTGACCAGCAATTGA
- a CDS encoding TldD/PmbA family protein — translation MRFKGLIFQLAAVAFSLALVGAAPPAAKPNAGKPAAESALLDILAKELDRNFQALKSKADPAPYFISYSVTDEESSGLTASLGAIQTKGVYRRRFLDCSVRVGSAELDNYHLLEGDRPRFAAAASIPVEDKPDAIARTAWRETDRAWRAAAERYLRVRSSSQVKSGQEKAAPDFSTEQAVTAVQAVPRYKFSVEEWTPRIKRISNEFGQFSGVLRSEVSLAFRREVRTFVSSEGSRIQHGRNFYRIFITARAKSYDGNDLVTTDSFEADDPTHLPKDDVLLASVRKMADDLAKLLRAAPADPYVGPAILSGRAAGVFFHEIFGHRVEGHRQRDETEGQTFSSSVGKPVLPEFLSVRFDATKSSLDRTDLNGWYAFDDEGVAAQPVQLVEKGILKTFLMSRTPIPGFAKSNGHGRRQPGLEVVSRQSNLFVDSTNQVSDAELKKMLIAELVKQKKPYGLYFEQVTGGYTTTRRQGLQAFTVIPLVVYRVYADGRPDEMVRGADIVGTPLASFAKIMATSNRSEVFNGYCGAESGSVPVAAVSPALLVSEIEIQRKAGGKDLPPLLPRPRPDLNQAGPEVIQ, via the coding sequence GTGCGTTTCAAGGGGCTTATTTTCCAACTGGCGGCCGTTGCATTCAGCTTGGCTCTGGTGGGCGCGGCGCCACCGGCGGCGAAGCCGAACGCGGGCAAGCCGGCGGCTGAATCCGCGCTGCTAGACATCCTGGCCAAGGAGTTGGACCGGAATTTTCAGGCCCTGAAGTCAAAGGCCGATCCTGCTCCGTACTTCATTTCGTACAGTGTGACGGACGAAGAGAGCAGCGGCTTGACCGCGTCACTGGGAGCCATCCAGACAAAGGGCGTCTATCGCCGGCGATTCCTGGACTGTTCCGTCAGGGTAGGTTCAGCGGAGCTGGACAACTACCATTTGCTGGAAGGTGACCGCCCGCGTTTCGCGGCAGCCGCCAGCATTCCAGTGGAAGACAAACCCGATGCGATTGCCCGCACGGCCTGGCGGGAGACGGACCGGGCGTGGCGGGCGGCGGCGGAGCGGTATCTGCGGGTGCGCAGCTCTTCCCAGGTGAAATCCGGCCAGGAAAAAGCAGCGCCCGACTTCTCGACGGAGCAGGCAGTGACGGCGGTACAGGCGGTGCCGCGCTACAAGTTCTCGGTGGAGGAGTGGACGCCTCGTATCAAGAGGATTTCGAACGAGTTCGGGCAGTTCAGCGGAGTGCTCCGGTCGGAAGTCAGCCTGGCCTTCCGGCGCGAGGTCCGCACGTTTGTGTCGTCAGAGGGCAGCCGGATTCAGCATGGACGCAACTTCTATCGGATTTTCATCACGGCGCGAGCCAAGTCCTATGACGGCAATGACCTGGTCACGACCGACAGTTTTGAAGCGGATGACCCAACGCATCTGCCCAAGGACGACGTATTGCTGGCTTCCGTGCGCAAGATGGCCGACGACCTGGCGAAGCTGCTGAGAGCGGCGCCCGCGGATCCTTACGTCGGCCCGGCGATCCTGTCCGGGCGTGCGGCCGGCGTCTTCTTCCACGAGATCTTCGGCCACCGTGTGGAAGGTCACCGGCAGCGCGATGAGACTGAAGGGCAGACTTTCTCCAGTTCGGTGGGGAAGCCGGTGCTGCCTGAGTTCCTGTCGGTGCGTTTTGACGCGACCAAGAGTTCCCTGGACAGGACCGACCTGAACGGCTGGTATGCCTTCGATGATGAAGGTGTGGCGGCGCAGCCGGTCCAGTTGGTGGAGAAGGGGATTCTCAAGACCTTTCTCATGTCGCGGACGCCGATTCCCGGGTTTGCGAAGTCGAACGGTCACGGGCGCAGGCAACCGGGGCTCGAAGTGGTATCGCGGCAGTCGAACCTGTTCGTTGATTCGACGAACCAAGTCTCCGATGCCGAGCTCAAGAAGATGCTGATTGCCGAGTTGGTGAAGCAGAAGAAACCGTATGGCCTGTACTTCGAGCAGGTGACGGGCGGCTACACAACGACGAGGCGCCAGGGGCTGCAAGCCTTCACGGTGATTCCGCTGGTGGTCTATCGGGTTTATGCCGATGGGCGGCCGGACGAGATGGTCCGCGGCGCGGACATTGTAGGTACGCCGCTGGCCAGTTTTGCGAAGATCATGGCGACTTCCAACCGCAGCGAAGTGTTCAACGGCTACTGCGGCGCCGAGTCGGGCAGTGTTCCGGTGGCGGCCGTTTCGCCGGCCTTGCTGGTTTCCGAGATTGAGATTCAACGCAAAGCCGGGGGCAAGGATCTACCCCCCTTGTTGCCGCGGCCCCGTCCCGACTTGAACCAGGCCGGGCCGGAGGTGATTCAGTGA
- a CDS encoding response regulator transcription factor, with protein sequence MTQGNYKSSVGLCETQPATAEGIRALLGGSEDLTCRWAVPNLLVGLQLARQQPVQTLVLDKGFGQQAVISALTELRESMPDVGTIVWGNSMNEAEALRLLQAGARGLLRKTADLATILTCIRAVSDGATWMEDCVFRDTTRHERPSRNDLTMREQQVLGLVEQGMKNKEIALELGIRPGTVKIHLKHIFEKTGVHGRYGLALNGMRIRGVIPVQPAVGYSPLA encoded by the coding sequence ATGACTCAAGGTAACTACAAAAGTAGTGTTGGATTGTGCGAGACCCAGCCTGCCACGGCCGAGGGGATCAGGGCACTATTGGGCGGCAGTGAGGATCTGACCTGCCGGTGGGCGGTGCCGAATCTACTGGTTGGCCTGCAACTGGCACGGCAGCAACCCGTGCAAACCCTCGTGCTGGACAAGGGCTTCGGGCAGCAGGCGGTGATTTCCGCGCTAACGGAACTGCGGGAGTCGATGCCGGATGTCGGCACCATCGTCTGGGGCAATTCGATGAACGAAGCGGAAGCGCTGCGGCTTCTGCAGGCGGGTGCTCGCGGGCTGCTGCGGAAGACGGCGGACTTGGCCACGATCCTGACGTGCATCCGGGCCGTTTCCGATGGGGCCACCTGGATGGAAGACTGCGTATTCCGGGATACGACGCGGCACGAACGGCCGAGCCGGAACGACCTGACGATGCGGGAGCAGCAGGTGCTCGGGCTGGTGGAGCAGGGCATGAAGAACAAGGAGATCGCGCTGGAGTTGGGCATCCGGCCGGGTACGGTGAAGATCCACCTGAAGCACATCTTTGAAAAGACGGGGGTCCATGGCCGTTACGGGCTGGCGCTGAATGGGATGCGGATCCGTGGCGTGATTCCGGTCCAGCCGGCCGTGGGGTACTCGCCGCTGGCCTAG